The stretch of DNA GTCCCGCGTCCGAAACAGCTCTTCCCCACGCAATTCCTCGAGTTGCGAAATATGGCGCCGCACCGTCTGCCGCGTGCTGTTCAGTTCCGCCACCGCATGGGACAGGTTCAACGTCTGCGCCAGCGTCGTGAACGAGCGGATCATCTCGAACAGCAGCGGTTGATTGGCGTCGGTCAAGTTGCGCGTCGGGGCATTCACAGGCAAACCCAATGTATGATGAGCAATACATCTACGTTAAATGAATCATACATTAATGCAACATTTACGTGTGGTATTGGGTGCAAAACTAGCCAATTGAACCTGTGCGTGTACTCGGCGATGACTGTCTCCAGATAAACCGGAGGTAATTAGTTGTGTCACACCCAGTAGATGTTCACGTCGGCAAGCGCCTGAAACAAATCCGCACCCTGCGTCGGATGTCACAAACCGATGTTGCAAAACGTTTGGACCTGTCCTTTCAGCAGATCCAGAAATACGAAATCGGGTCGAACAGAATCGCGGCAAGCCGCCTGTTTGAACTGTCGCGTATCCTCGACGTGCCCACGTCCTATTTCTTTGAGGGTCTGGCCGAGCAGGATCCAGCCCCCCGCAACGATCGGGGCCTCGATATTGTGAACGCGCTCGCCACGATCGAAGACGAGAGAATCAAGTCGCGGATCGTGACCTTCATCGAAGACGTGTCGGGCCTGACAGTCGCACGCAGGGCCTCCTGAGGGCGGTATTTCACGAAATACCCCTGCGGTGTATGACGTCCGGCTGCACCACGGGCCCAAAAGAATAGTAGTCGTACGAGTGACACCGCGCCCAACTTGGGCGCGGTTTTATTTTGTGCAATACTCTTCCCATGCCACATCCATGCTGCACTGCAGTATAATGCCACGCAAGAAACGAACAAATGGCCGCACCAAAATGAATGTTTGTTGCGCTGCACCTGCGAACTAGGTAAGCCGAGACCGAGTTGAAAATGAGGAGCCAAGCCATGGCACATGACGGACAGGATATTGGGGCGGTCACGCCCATTTTACTGGATGACCTGCTTGGTCTGACACGTGCGGCGCTGAAGCCAGTCCAGGACATTACCGAACTCGCCCGCACCCGTCTGCGGGCTGAACTCAGTGTGGATGGTCGCGTGTCCGGCGCCCTTGTGGAAGAGAATCAGACCGCCGCCCACGGTCTCGCGTGGCTCGCCACCTACACCGAATCGCTGCGCCAGATGCAGAAATGGGCCGAAGCGCTCGAATCGCAGTCCAAGTTTGGCGAGGTCGAAGCCCTGATTCACCAGATCGCGTTCGGTGAATACCTCTGGCAAATCTATGGCGGCATCCAGATGAACCAGGGCGAAGTGCTGCGCCTGCAGGATCTGGGCCTGTCCCAGGACGACATGCGCGGCATGATGGACCCCGCGGTCATGACACTGACCCAGGGCGGCAACACCCAAGCCGCCCGCGTGCGCCTTGTCGAGCTGATGCAGGAACGCAGCGCCGAGATCACGGTGGGCGCGTCCGGTCTCGACGAAGAGCTCGAGATGATCCGCGAGCAGTTCCGCCGCTACGCCGTGGACAAGGTCGAACCCTTCGCCCACGATTGGCACCTCAAGGACGAGCTGATCCCCATGGAGGTGATCGACGAGCTGGCCGAGATGGGCGTTTTCGGCCTGACCATCCCCGAAGAATACGGCGGCTTCGGTCTGTCCAAGGCCTCCATGTGCGTGGTGTCCGAAGAGCTGTCGCGCGGCTATATCGGTGTCGGCTCGCTCGGCACCCGGTCCGAGATTGCCGCCGAACTGATCATCGCCGGCGGCACGGAAGAGCAAAAGCAAAAGTGGCTGCCGCAACTGGCCAGCGCCGAAACGCTGCCCACAGCCGTGTTCACGGAACCCAATACCGGCTCGGACCTCGGCGCCCTGCGCACCCGCGCGGTCAAGGACGACAATGGCGACTACAAGGTCACGGGCAACAAAACCTGGATCACCCACGCCACGCGCACGCAGGTGATGACGCTGCTGGCCCGCACCGATCCCAACACGACAGACTACAAGGGCCTGTCGATGTTCCTCGCTGAAAAGACGCCCGGCACCGACGAAAACCCGTTCCCAACCGACGGCATGACCGGCGGCGAGATCGAAGTGCTGGGCTACCGCGGCATGAAAGAATACGAGCTGGGCTTCGACAACTTCCACGTGAAGGGTGAGAACCTGCTCGGCGGCGAAGAGGGCAAAGGCTTCAAGCAGCTGATGGAGACCTTCGAATCGGCCCGCATCCAGACCGCAGCCCGCGCCATCGGTGTGGCGCAATCCGCGCTCGACATCTCGATGCAATACGCACAGGACCGCAAGCAGTTCGGCAAATCCCTGATCGACTTCCCCCGCGTCGCCAACAAACTGGCGATGATGGCGGTCGAGATCATGGTGGCACGCCAGCTCACCTATTTCTCCGCCTTCGAAAAGGACGAAGGCCGGCGCTGCGACGTGGAGGCGGGCATGGCCAAGCTGCTCGGCGCCCGCGTGGCGTGGGCGGCTGCCGACAACGGGTTGCAAATCCACGGCGGCAACGGCTTTGCCTTGGAATACAAAATCTCCCGCGTGCTCTGTGACGCCCGTATTCTCAACATCTTCGAAGGTGCGGCCGAAATTCAGGCCCAGGTCATCGCCCGCCGCATCCTCGGCTGACACACACCCGTAAGGCGGGTTTTCAACCCGCCATACCCTCTGTGATCAGCAACACTGTAGGCCGGGCTTCTGCCCGGCCTCGTCGTTTCTACGGCACACACATCCCATTAACCCACCCTTAACCTTCACCACCGCACGCTCCGTTAACCCCGGTTTCGGTGCATCAGCGGTGCACGGTCGGTGCACACATGGTGCACAGGTTGTGCATCGCCGTTTTCCCAACAAACACGGGCGTTAACCCGCATATCCGACCCTCCCGCGTAAAACGCGGGTTAACTGTTGCGCGTACGGTGCCTCCTCCGCCATTCTGACCCAATGCTCACCTTCGCCGCCGCCGTCTTCTTCCTGATCATTACCCCCGGCCCCGGCGTCCTTTCGGCGGCAGGCGTCGGCGCCGCCTTCGGCATGCGGTCGGGCCTGCGCTACGTGCTGGGTCTCCTCATCGGCAACAACCTCGTGATCCTCGCGGTGATCAGCGGCCTCGCCGCCCTGATCCTCGCAAGTCCGGCCCTGCGGACATTCCTGTTCGTTCTGTCCACCGGCTACCTGCTCTACCTCGCGGCGCGCATCGCATTTGCCGGGTCAAAACTGGCCTTCGCCCCGGCAGAGACCGAGCCCGGCGTGATCAACGGCATCCTGCTTCAGCCAATCAATCCAAAGGCTTACGCCGTCAACACGGCGCTCTTTTCCGGCTTCGCACTGATGCCTGACGCGCTTGTGGCCGAGGCCGCCTGGAAGCTCCTGATCGTCAACGCGATCTGGCTACCGATCCACGTGCTGTGGGTTTGGTTCGGGGTGCAACTCAAGGCGCTCGACCTCGCCCCGCATCGCCAGCGGCGGATCAATTATGCCATGGCCGCATCCATGCTTCTGGTGGTCGCGCTGGCGGTGGCCTCCGGGATCTAGAACCGCCCACATGCCGGCCGAACAGCATGCAAGATAAGCAAATTTTTTCGCACCATGTGCGGCAAAACGCTCATACCGGAAGTTGTAGCCGCTTTCGCTTGCACCCCTGCATACCCGAGCGTATCGCACGAACATGGCCAAAGCACCCCTTTCCCCCGCCGCCTGGATCGACGCCGGGCTTGAACAGCTCACCGCCCAAGGGCCACTTGCGCTCAGGGCCGAGCCATTGTCACGACACCTGAAGACCTCCAAAGGGTCTTTTTACTGGCATTTCAAGGACGTACCAGCATTCCAGAAGGCATTGCTCGCCGAATGGAAAAGCCGCGCCTTGGCAACGCTTGCCGACGACAGCGCACAGAATGGAACGCCCACGGACAAGATGATCCGCTTCGGACAAAGCGTACAGGAAGACAGCCCCGGTCCCGCCCTGCGCGCCTGGGCGCAGCAGGACAAAGCCGTCGCCAAGGCGCTGGCAGAGGTCGATACGGCCCGCCTCAAGCGTCTCACGGATCTGATGTCCAGCATCGGTGTCACGAACGAGGATTTCGCACGCTCCGCCTATGGCTCGCTTGTCGGGCTGAAGCAGATGCGCACCGACGATGGTGAAGCGCTCGTCGCCTTTGCGGCACTCGTAGATCTGGTGATGGCCCTGAAATGATCCGCGCTGCGGCGCTGACGCTGCTTGCGTCCATCCCCGCCTGCCAGGCAGACGAGACGGTCGCACGCTACGGCGCCGCAGATCGGCTGTGGGAGCTGCAAACCCTGAACGGCTCCGCACTGCCTGGGCCCACGACGCTCGAATTTCAGCCGGGCGGCCCGGTGTCGGGTCAGGCGCCCTGCAACAGCTTCAGCGCAACCAACACGGTGCCGTATCCATGGTTCCAACTCAGCCCGATCCTGGCCACGCGCACAGCCTGCGCGGACCTTGATGCGGAAACGGCATATCTCGACGCACTCGCGCGCATGACCCAGTCCGAAGTGCGCGAGGGCACGCTCTTTCTGCGCAATGATGACGGCGACGAAATGGTGTTCACAACGTCCGACTGAACGCATCGACAAAACGCGCGCGCGCTTCCGGCAATGGCCGCGACCCCAGATCAGGGGCAAGGTGGTGCGCCAGAAAATACCCGGTCGTCTCCAACCCCTGTGCAATCTCGCGATCCGGCGCGTCCCCCTCGCGGCGCAGCACTGCCGGCAGGGGCAGCAGCCGGTCCGCCCAGATGCCAGCACCCGCCTCGGATACGGCCCGCCCCGTCTTGGGCGACACATAGGCCAGGCCGTCCGTCGCCCCCGTCGCCGCACAGGCCGACAGATCAAGGCCAAAGCCCATCTCCTCAAGCAGCGCCAATTCCCATTGCAAATAGGCCAACGGCCATACGGCGTCCTGCCCCAGCAGATCCAGCAGCGCTTCGGTCCGACGGTACAGCGGTCCATACGCTTCGCGCTCCGGCAGGCAAAATCCCAACAAGCCGGTGACGGCATTCAACCCCGCCAGCGCCAACCGATTGCCCATGACCAATGCGGCACGGCTGCGCACAGGCTCTACGGCAAATGTCCCGATATGATCCTCAAGCCGCGCACGCCACGCCACATCCAACTGCGCCCCAGGCTGCAGGATGGGCGCGATCTTGCGGCTGGTCCCGCCCCGCACGACACCGGCATGGCGCCCCTTTTCCTCGGTAAACACATCAATGATCGCGCTGGTCTCTCCATGGCGCCGCACGCTCAGCAATATGCCCGTGCCGCGCCACTCCATCTCAGGCCAGACCCTCTTGATCCAGAAGGTGCCGCCCGGCCCGGTCCTCCACCTCGATCACCCACAGATCGGGATCAAACCCGCGCTGCCGGGCCACGGCGGCGTCCACATCCGGTTCCGGCCCGGACGCCAACTCGGCCCAGACCCGCGTGTCGGTCATCAGATCAAAAGACCGCTGGTACAGAACAGCCTGTCCATCCAGCGTGTTCAGCTTGACCAAAACCGCCCCGCCCGTGTCATCCCCATGGGACACGACAAACCCCGGGATGTCGGCAAAGCGCAGGCGCGCCAGATACGCGTCCACCCAGAACCGGGATGTCAAACGGGGCGACACGCACGCTCCTTCACTTTGCCAGATAAACCGCCCCCGGAGGGCCGATCAGCAAAACGCTCAGGCATTTCCATCTTTGAAATCCAGACCCATCTGGTCATAGCGTTCCGCCTCTTCCAGCCACTTCTCGCGCACCTTCACCTGCAGGAACAGATGCACCTTGCGGCCCAGAAACTCCGCCAGTTCCTCGCGTGCGGCCTTGCTCACCGCCTTGATGGTCTCGCCCTTGTGACCCAGGACGATTCCCTTGTGCCCATCGCGGCTGACATAGATGATCTGGTCCACCTTCGCCGATCCATCCTTGCGCTCTTCCCAGGCTTCCGTCTCAACGGTCAGCTGATAGGGCAGCTCCTGATGCAGGCGCAGGGTCAGCTTCTCGCGGGTCATCTCGGCGGCGATCATGCGCATGGGCAGATCGGCAATCTGATCCTCGGGATACAGCCATGGGCTTTCAGGCACCTGCTCCGCCAACCACTTCCGAAGGGTCTCGACCCCATGGCCCTTCTCGGCAGAAATCATAAAGGTTTCGACAAACTCGAACCGTTCGTTCAGGTCCTTGGTCAGACCCAGCAGAACGGGCGCCTCGACCCGGTCAATCTTGTTGATGGCCAGCGCCACGGTGCGGCCCTTTCCGATCTCAGCGAGCTGGGTCAGAATGCGCTCAACCCCAGCGGTCACACCGCGATGCGCCTCGATCATCAGCACGATGACATCCGCATCCGCCGCCCCGCCCCAGGCAGCGGCGACCATCGCACGGTCCAGACGGCGACGCGGCTGGAACAGCCCCGGCGTGTCGACAAAGACCAGCTGGCTGTCGCCCTCCATCGCCACGCCGCGAATGCGGGCACGGGTGGTCTGCACCTTGTGGGTCACAATGCTGACCTTGGCGCCCACCATGGTGTTCAGCAACGTGGACTTGCCCGCATTGGGCTCTCCGATCAGGGCGACGAAACCCGCACGCGTGGTCATGCCGACCCCTCCAATTCCTGTAGCAGCGCTTGGGCCGCAGCCTGCTGCGCCTCACGCTTTGACCCGGCGGTGGCGGTCGCCTCCGCGCCCGTGGACAGGCGGGCGGCGATGGTGAACACCGGCTGATGATCCGGCCCCGACCGGGCAGTTTCCACATATTGCGGCGGGGTCAGGCCCCGCGCCTGCGCCCATTCCTGCAACGCCGTCTTGGCGTCGCGCGCATCCGCATCGACGCGCGCGATGCGCTCACCCCATAGGCGCAGAATCAGCGCCTTGGCCGCCTCAAACCCGGCATCCAGATAGACGGCTGCGATCACCGCCTCGACCGCATCACCCAGCAACGCCTGCTTGCGCCGCCCACCTGACAGCATCTCGGACCGACCCAGGCGCAGCACATCGCCAAGTGCGATGTCGCGGGCCACCTCGGCGCAGGTCTCCTTGCGGACCAGTGCGTTGAAGCGCGGGGCCAGCGTCCCTTCGGCGGCACCCGGATCCGCTTCAAGCAAGGCTTGCGCCATCACCAGACCCAGCACCCGATCGCCCAGAAACTCCAGCCGCTGGTTGTCCGACCGCGTCGGCGACGACATCGATGCATGCGTCACCGCCTCGACAATCAGTTCGGGCGCGGCAAAACGGTGGCCGATCCGGCCCTCGAACGCCGAAAGGTCCGCGCCCAGCTTCACTCGATCCTCTTGAAATAGCGATCGCTGCGCCAGGTCCAGAAGAACAGCATAGACCGGCCCGCGGACGAGAACATGATGCGGTCTGCGCGACCAATCAGGTTCTCGAACGGCACGTACCCCACGCCACCCGCCACCTGCGCCAAGCGGCTGTCAGAGGAGTTGTCGCGGTTGTCACCCATGAAAAAGTAATGACCCTCGGGCACGCGGTAAACGGGCGTGTTGTCGGATTGCTGAACGGCCACGTTCAGCACCACGTGTTCTTCACCATTCGGGAACGTCTCGACAAAGCGCGACTTGGTACAGGCGGCGCCCTGCCCCACCGCGCCGCTCTCACACCGGGGCAACAGGCCCTGCGGCCCCTGTCGGTCGAACACCTCTGTAAACGTGCCCGCAGGGTCCTGCGGCACCGGCGTCCCGTTCAGCACGATCTGCCCGTCGCGCACCTGCACGGTATCCCCCGGCAGGCCCACGACCCGCTTGATGAAGTCCGCCCCCGACACAGGGTGACGGAACACAACCACATCGCCCCGCTCGGGCTGGCCCGCCAAGATACGATCATCGCCCATGAACCCGCACAGCGCCTGCGCATCCAGTCCAACGGCTGGAATCGACGGGCAGGACGCGTAGGAATAGCCGTAGGCCATCTTGTTCACGAACAGGAAATCCCCGATCAGCAACGTCTCTTTCATGGACCCCGACGGAATCCAGAACGGCTGAAAGAACAGGGTCCGAAACACACCCGCAATCAGCAGCGCATAGACGATGGTCTTGATCGTCTCGATCACGCCATTCTGGGACTTTTCCTTGGCGGCCATTGCGCGCTCCTTGGGGTGTGGGGTCAGCGCTACATGCGGGTGACGTGCGGGGGTGTCAAGCCACCGGCGCCGATTGTATCGGGCGCGCTTCAATCACGACAAAGGCCTGTGCCCAAGGGTGATCATCGGTCAGGGTCACATGGATGATCGCCTCATGTCCCGCAGGTGTCATCGCGGTCAAGCGTTCCGCCGCCCAGCCTGTCACGTGCATGACCGGCTGACCTGTCTTGAGGTTGGTGACGGCCATGTCCTTCCACGCAATTCCCATGCGCAGACCGGTGCCCAGCGCCTTCGAACAGGCCTCCTTCGCCGCCCATCGCTTGGCATAGGTGCCCGCGATGTCCGCGCGGCGCTCGGCCTTGGCCTGCTCGATGTCAGTGAACACCCGGTTGCGGAACCGGTCGCCAAAGCGGTCCAGCGTGCCCTGAATGCGCTCGATATTCGCCAGATCGGTGCCAATGCCCAGGATCATCTACAGTCTCACGCGGAAAAGAGCGGAAAGGATACGCCCAAGGCCCACGCCAGAACAAGCCCCAGCGCCAGCCCTGCCGTCCCCGGCCCCGTGCGCTTGGCAAAGGCACGGCCCATCACGCCAAAGGTCAGGAAAAACAGCAGGATGACAGGGGCGATCATGATCAGGAAAAACAGCCCCTCGAAATCCAGCGCAACGGCAATGCCCAGCGACACCAAAAGCGCAAGACGCAGCACCACTCGCTGCCACGCCGGCGCGCCAAAGGCCGCACGCGCGTCGGCCAGCATGAACGGCACAGCCCCCAACGCGAGCGCAGCGAGGATCGGCAACCGCCCGTCCGTCGGCCAGAAATTCGCGCCGTACCGATCAAGGGCCAGCCCGAACACGCCCAGCCCCCACACCACCAAAATACCAGCCGCCAAGGGCGCGGGCGCGGTCAACCGCCGCCCCGTCCAGAACAGCAACCCCAGTTGCAGCAGGCCATAGATGAACAAATGCAGCGCCAGATAATCCGCAACCAGAACCGGCAACAGCCGGGTGTCCAGCGGTGCTGCGATCAACGGCGCAACCAGCGCAGGCACAAAGGCGACTAAGGCAAATGCACGCCAGCCCATCGGCTGCACCCCCGGCGCCTTCTGAGGAAACAGCCGCGCCAATGGCGCCACCAACGCCGTCACCGCGAAGAGCAACGCGATGAGCGCCCACCCCGTGGGCGGCACGGATGCCACACCCGATCGCTGATAAAACCCGTTCACCCAATCCAGCGCCTCCGCCCGACCGGCCCGGGAATGCAGGATCGCCACATGCTCGGCATAGGGCGCCAACACAGCGCGGCGGCTGACATCGCCAGCGACGACCGTTTCGCCCACCACAGCCGCCGGATCGACCATCCGGGCCGCCTCCAACGCGAAGTCGGTCAAGCCCGGCTCCCACACGCCGGTCACGAGCAGCATATGCCCGGGATGGGCTGCATCAATCGCACGGGAAAAGGCAGACAGCAGCACAATCGGCCCCACACGCGGATCATCCTGCGCCACACGCACCAGCACATCCGTCGCCATCGAATGTCCCAGCAGCGCAACCGGCACATCGCCCGCCACACTGTCGATCACGGCGCGGGTCTGGGTCACCAGCCGCTGGGTTGTCCCGTCAATGGCATTCACGTCCCCGCCCATCGGCGTCGGGTGCAGGCCGTGTCCCTCAAAATCAAAGGCGTGAACGGTATAGCCCGCCTGCGCCAGCACAAGGGAATACCCCTGCATCATCTGCCGCGACCCGGCAAAGCCATGCGCCACGATCACGGGCGGCCCATCTGCCGCGCTGGAATAGATGGTCACAGGGGTATCGCCGACGCGGCGGTCTTCGATCGTCAGACCCGCGCGCGCGCCTTCCAGAACCGTCACGGCCCACGCCGCCACCAGCACAGCGACCACGGCCACAAGCCACCCCCGCATGGGGCCGCTAAACCGCGTCGATGTCAAAAACGAGAACCCCGTCCCCGCCGCCTTCGCACAGGGCGACCAGCCGTGCGCCCAGCGCCTTATGCTCGGGATCGACGGCATAGGTGGCCAAGGCTTCGGCGTCCAACGCATCCAGCGTAAAGCCGTAGGGATAATCCGGGCTCTTGCTCTCATAATCCCGATTGGGCCCGGCACGGAAGCCTGAACAGCCCGGAATGCGGCGCACGACATCGCCCAGACCCAGCATGACCTTGTCGAGCTCGGCGCTGTCCGCCTTTGGGGCGAGACGCAGGAAAACGCAATGACGGATCATACTTGGCTCCTATCCTCTGCACGTCGATTGGCGATGGCCAGAGCGACGGCATATTCAACATTCACTCAAGAATGGAGCGTTCCAGCGAAAGCACAAGCCACCGGCACAAAATCGTCGGGAACATGCCGATCAGGCCCTCGCGTCGTCCATCAACCGGCGCATCTCGCGAATGGCGGGGTCCAGGCCCAGAAAGATTGCCTCGCCGATCAGAAAGTGGCCGATGTTCAACTCCATCACCTCGGGAAAGGCCGCAACGGGGGCAACTGTCTCATAGGTCAGCCCGTGGCCCACATGCACCTCAAGACCCAGATCATGGGCAAAGGCCGACATCTCGCGCATCGCCTCCAACTCGCGGTCGCGGTCGTCAAACCGCCCCTCGTGATGCGCGTCGCAATAGGCACCGGAATGCAGCTCGATCACCTGCGCACCGATCCGGTGGGCGGCTTCGATCTGGCGTTTGTCGGCGGCGATAAAGATGGACACACGGCACCCCGCATCGCGCAGCGGCGCAATGAAATGGGCCAAGCGGTTCTCCTCGCGCGCCACTTCAAGCCCGCCCTCGGTCGTGCGTTCCTCGCGCTTTTCGGGCACGATGCAGACGGCGTGAGGTTTATGGCGCAGCGCAATGCTCTGCATCTCGTCCGTCGCCGCCATCTCGAAATTCAGCGGCACGGACAGCACGTCCATCAACCCTTCGATATCCGCGTCCGAGATGTGGCGGCGGTCCTCGCGCAGGTGCGCGGTGATGCCGTCGGCGCCCGCGGCTTCGGCCATCTTGGCCGCCCGCAACGGATCTGGCGTGTCCCCGCCACGCGCATTCCGCACCGTGGCCACGTGGTCGATATTCACACCAAGGCGCAGCTTACCCAAAGCAGATGTCATCGGTTCAGTCCTTCCAACCCATGTCGCTCAGCCGCAACCTAGTGCGGATATAACCCACCGGAAATACGGACAAAGCGGGAAAATTGTACCAAGCGATCAGTCGACGTTCTGCTTGGCGCTTGCCGCCTTGCTGGCGGCCTTGGCCTTCAGCGCCTCGAACTTGGCCTTGATGGCCCCCTTGCGACGCTTCTGGTAGGCGCGGATCACGGGCACGGACAGGTAATAGCTGACCGTGGCAACCAAGATGCCCGGAATGATGCCGCCGATCAGGTAGGGAAAGAACACTTCGTCGTAAAAGATGCTCAGGTTGGTCCAGTCCCGCGGCTCATCCAACCACACATGCTTGAGGTTCAGCCATAGATCCGCACCCGCATCGACGAACTTCCCGCCAAAGGACCGCTCGGTCTCTTCCTTCATCTCCGTGCCCAAAAGCCAGTGACCGGTTTGCAGCGACACGAGGCCGATGGGCACATAGGTCAGCGGGTTGCCAAAAAAAGTTGCCATCAGCGCCGCCACGATGTTGCCGCGCATCGCCGTGGCAATCACGGCAGCGACCAGAAAATGCAGGCCATAAAACGGGGTGAAAGTGGTTAAGACACCAGCCCAGATGCCCCGCGCGATCTTTTCGGGGCTGTCGGGCAACCGGCGAACGCGGTGCTTTACATACTGAAACGCGCGCGCCCAGCCCCCGCGCGGCCAGAGGGTTTCCAGCACCGCGCGCAGGAACGGTTTGGGGTCGCGGCGCTTGAACACCAATGTCTTGTCGCCCCTTCTTGCGCCTAGCCCGCCACCACCGCTTGGCCCGCAGACGGGGCAGGACGGCGAAAGCGGTCGATGGCGGCCACATCACTCTCTGCTTCAAGGGCGCCCATCAACGTATGCAAATGCGGGGCATCCCGAAGCTCTACGTAGACCAGCAGCCGGAAAAAGTCAGGCTTCCGATCCACAAACTCAAGGTTCGAGATATTCGCCTTGCTCTCACCGATCAATGTGCAAATCCGCCCCAGCACACCGGCGTCATTGCCAATCGTGATATCCAGCGTCACACCGTACACGGCTGGGTGACTGCCGTCGTGCCAATGCAGGTCCAGCCAGCGGTCGGGCTGATTCTCGTATTCCACCAAACGTTCACAATCGATGGCGTGAACCACAACGCCCTCCCCACGAAAGGCGATGCCGACAATGCGCTCGCCCGGCAGCGGCTCACAGCAGGTCGCACGCTGAAACGACTGCCCGGGCAACAGACCGATCACGGCCCGGCGCGCGTCCACCTGCTTTCCGGGTTTTGGCGTCAAATCGGGATAAATCGCCTGCACCACCTCGCGGCCAGTCAGTTCTGCCGATCCCAGACGCGCCAGTACCTCATCCGCTCCCTTCAGGCGCAGGTGCTTGGCCGCCGCCTCCAGCGCCTTGTCGGTTGCTTTCTTTTGCACGTGGGCAAAAGCTGAACGCGCCAA from Tateyamaria omphalii encodes:
- a CDS encoding helix-turn-helix domain-containing protein codes for the protein MSHPVDVHVGKRLKQIRTLRRMSQTDVAKRLDLSFQQIQKYEIGSNRIAASRLFELSRILDVPTSYFFEGLAEQDPAPRNDRGLDIVNALATIEDERIKSRIVTFIEDVSGLTVARRAS
- a CDS encoding acyl-CoA dehydrogenase family protein, with protein sequence MAHDGQDIGAVTPILLDDLLGLTRAALKPVQDITELARTRLRAELSVDGRVSGALVEENQTAAHGLAWLATYTESLRQMQKWAEALESQSKFGEVEALIHQIAFGEYLWQIYGGIQMNQGEVLRLQDLGLSQDDMRGMMDPAVMTLTQGGNTQAARVRLVELMQERSAEITVGASGLDEELEMIREQFRRYAVDKVEPFAHDWHLKDELIPMEVIDELAEMGVFGLTIPEEYGGFGLSKASMCVVSEELSRGYIGVGSLGTRSEIAAELIIAGGTEEQKQKWLPQLASAETLPTAVFTEPNTGSDLGALRTRAVKDDNGDYKVTGNKTWITHATRTQVMTLLARTDPNTTDYKGLSMFLAEKTPGTDENPFPTDGMTGGEIEVLGYRGMKEYELGFDNFHVKGENLLGGEEGKGFKQLMETFESARIQTAARAIGVAQSALDISMQYAQDRKQFGKSLIDFPRVANKLAMMAVEIMVARQLTYFSAFEKDEGRRCDVEAGMAKLLGARVAWAAADNGLQIHGGNGFALEYKISRVLCDARILNIFEGAAEIQAQVIARRILG
- a CDS encoding LysE family translocator, yielding MLTFAAAVFFLIITPGPGVLSAAGVGAAFGMRSGLRYVLGLLIGNNLVILAVISGLAALILASPALRTFLFVLSTGYLLYLAARIAFAGSKLAFAPAETEPGVINGILLQPINPKAYAVNTALFSGFALMPDALVAEAAWKLLIVNAIWLPIHVLWVWFGVQLKALDLAPHRQRRINYAMAASMLLVVALAVASGI
- a CDS encoding TetR/AcrR family transcriptional regulator, whose protein sequence is MAKAPLSPAAWIDAGLEQLTAQGPLALRAEPLSRHLKTSKGSFYWHFKDVPAFQKALLAEWKSRALATLADDSAQNGTPTDKMIRFGQSVQEDSPGPALRAWAQQDKAVAKALAEVDTARLKRLTDLMSSIGVTNEDFARSAYGSLVGLKQMRTDDGEALVAFAALVDLVMALK
- a CDS encoding META domain-containing protein — protein: MIRAAALTLLASIPACQADETVARYGAADRLWELQTLNGSALPGPTTLEFQPGGPVSGQAPCNSFSATNTVPYPWFQLSPILATRTACADLDAETAYLDALARMTQSEVREGTLFLRNDDGDEMVFTTSD
- the recO gene encoding DNA repair protein RecO — its product is MEWRGTGILLSVRRHGETSAIIDVFTEEKGRHAGVVRGGTSRKIAPILQPGAQLDVAWRARLEDHIGTFAVEPVRSRAALVMGNRLALAGLNAVTGLLGFCLPEREAYGPLYRRTEALLDLLGQDAVWPLAYLQWELALLEEMGFGLDLSACAATGATDGLAYVSPKTGRAVSEAGAGIWADRLLPLPAVLRREGDAPDREIAQGLETTGYFLAHHLAPDLGSRPLPEARARFVDAFSRTL
- a CDS encoding DUF1491 family protein, with amino-acid sequence MSPRLTSRFWVDAYLARLRFADIPGFVVSHGDDTGGAVLVKLNTLDGQAVLYQRSFDLMTDTRVWAELASGPEPDVDAAVARQRGFDPDLWVIEVEDRAGRHLLDQEGLA
- the era gene encoding GTPase Era; amino-acid sequence: MTTRAGFVALIGEPNAGKSTLLNTMVGAKVSIVTHKVQTTRARIRGVAMEGDSQLVFVDTPGLFQPRRRLDRAMVAAAWGGAADADVIVLMIEAHRGVTAGVERILTQLAEIGKGRTVALAINKIDRVEAPVLLGLTKDLNERFEFVETFMISAEKGHGVETLRKWLAEQVPESPWLYPEDQIADLPMRMIAAEMTREKLTLRLHQELPYQLTVETEAWEERKDGSAKVDQIIYVSRDGHKGIVLGHKGETIKAVSKAAREELAEFLGRKVHLFLQVKVREKWLEEAERYDQMGLDFKDGNA
- the lepB gene encoding signal peptidase I; the encoded protein is MAAKEKSQNGVIETIKTIVYALLIAGVFRTLFFQPFWIPSGSMKETLLIGDFLFVNKMAYGYSYASCPSIPAVGLDAQALCGFMGDDRILAGQPERGDVVVFRHPVSGADFIKRVVGLPGDTVQVRDGQIVLNGTPVPQDPAGTFTEVFDRQGPQGLLPRCESGAVGQGAACTKSRFVETFPNGEEHVVLNVAVQQSDNTPVYRVPEGHYFFMGDNRDNSSDSRLAQVAGGVGYVPFENLIGRADRIMFSSAGRSMLFFWTWRSDRYFKRIE
- the acpS gene encoding holo-ACP synthase; translation: MILGIGTDLANIERIQGTLDRFGDRFRNRVFTDIEQAKAERRADIAGTYAKRWAAKEACSKALGTGLRMGIAWKDMAVTNLKTGQPVMHVTGWAAERLTAMTPAGHEAIIHVTLTDDHPWAQAFVVIEARPIQSAPVA
- a CDS encoding alpha/beta hydrolase yields the protein MRGWLVAVVAVLVAAWAVTVLEGARAGLTIEDRRVGDTPVTIYSSAADGPPVIVAHGFAGSRQMMQGYSLVLAQAGYTVHAFDFEGHGLHPTPMGGDVNAIDGTTQRLVTQTRAVIDSVAGDVPVALLGHSMATDVLVRVAQDDPRVGPIVLLSAFSRAIDAAHPGHMLLVTGVWEPGLTDFALEAARMVDPAAVVGETVVAGDVSRRAVLAPYAEHVAILHSRAGRAEALDWVNGFYQRSGVASVPPTGWALIALLFAVTALVAPLARLFPQKAPGVQPMGWRAFALVAFVPALVAPLIAAPLDTRLLPVLVADYLALHLFIYGLLQLGLLFWTGRRLTAPAPLAAGILVVWGLGVFGLALDRYGANFWPTDGRLPILAALALGAVPFMLADARAAFGAPAWQRVVLRLALLVSLGIAVALDFEGLFFLIMIAPVILLFFLTFGVMGRAFAKRTGPGTAGLALGLVLAWALGVSFPLFSA